The genomic segment GCCGTAAGATGAAAAAAAACACTTGCTCAGCAGACACTAAGTAGTAACCAGATTCTGGTGCTAATGTTTGCGATTTGTTGGGACATTTTCAAAAGTGGTTGACAAATCGCAAAATATTAACGATTTTATTGAAGGAACGGAAAGGGTTTAATGGAATAAAGTATTAATACCCCAATTGTTTACTACTGGAACAGCTTTCGATGATTAAGCGAAAAACGCGGGGGTATCGAATAAGAATCTTACAAATAATAATAAAAGAGGGAGTGATTGAAATGATTAGTGTTCTTATCGTTATAGCGGTTGTTTTATTGGGAGGAGTTTTACTGTACAACAATCTGGTGGCTTTAAGAAACAAGGTAAAGGAAGCCTTCAGCACGATGGATGCTTACCTGCTAAAGCGCTACGACCTTATTCCGAATCTTGTTGAAACGGTAAAGGGCTATGCCTCGCATGAAAAAGAGACGCTTGAGGGTGTAATTAAGGCGAGGAACATGGCAATGCAGGCCACGACAGTTGAGGATAAGAATCAGGCTGAAAACATGATGACGGGGGCGTTAAAGAGCTTGTTCGCTCTTTCGGAAGCTTATCCGGATCTTAAAGCCAACCAGAACTTTCTTGCGCTTCAAGGTGATTTGACGAAGGTAGAAGAGGATATACTCAATGCAAGAAAATACTACAACGCGGTTGTAAGAACTTTCAATACGGCCATACAGAAATTCCCAGCTGTTTTTCTTGCTTCAATGATGGGTTTTCATGAGGAAGCCATGTTTGTAGCTGCCGAGGAGGAGAGAAAAAATGTCAAGGTGCAGTTTTAGATCAATAAAATGGATTCTGCCCCTGATTGTCTTTGCAATCTTCCTTGTTCCGATGCAGAGCCATGGCGCGGAGGCATTTGAAATAAGGGACTACGATGTAAATGTTTCTGTCGGAGAGGACAACTCCTATGAGGTGAAGGAAACCATAAAGGTGGAGTTTTCGGAACCGAGGCATGGAATCTACAGAACCATACCGACCT from the Peptostreptococcaceae bacterium genome contains:
- a CDS encoding LemA family protein codes for the protein MIKRKTRGYRIRILQIIIKEGVIEMISVLIVIAVVLLGGVLLYNNLVALRNKVKEAFSTMDAYLLKRYDLIPNLVETVKGYASHEKETLEGVIKARNMAMQATTVEDKNQAENMMTGALKSLFALSEAYPDLKANQNFLALQGDLTKVEEDILNARKYYNAVVRTFNTAIQKFPAVFLASMMGFHEEAMFVAAEEERKNVKVQF